The nucleotide sequence GGTCGTGCTCGACCTCGTCGGCTCGGCGGCCGCCGCGGTGGCCGCCGACCTGGGGGAGCGGGCCGCCTTCGTGCCCGGCGATGTGACCCGCCCGGACGACGTCACCGCGGCCCTGGACGCCGCCGCAGGCCTCGGCACGCTGCGGGTCACGGTCAACTGTGCCGGGATCGCCCCACCGATGCGCATCCTGGGCCGCCGAGGGGTGCACTCGCTGGAGGTGTTCAGCCAGGTGGTGACCGTCAATCTGATCGGGACGTTCAACCTGCTGCGCCTGGCGGCCGAACGGATCGCCACCGCCGAACCCCTGGACGGCGAGCGTGGCGTGATCGTCAACACCGCCTCGGTGGCGGCCTTCGACGGCCAGATCGGACAGGCGGCCTATGCGGCGTCCAAGGGGGGCGTCGTCGGACTGACCCTGCCGGCGGCCCGTGACCTGGCGCCCTCGCTGATCCGGGTGGTCACCATCGCGCCGGGAACCTTCGACACCCCGATGGTGGCGGGGCTGCCCGAGGACGCCAGGGCCTCACTCGGGCACCAGACCCCGCACCCGGCGCGGCTGGGCCGGCCGTCCGAGTTCGCCGACCTGGTGGTGCACGTGGTGTCCAACGCGATGATCAACGGTGAGGTGATCAGGCTGGACGGCGCGCTGCGGCTGGCGCCCCGCTGAGCCTGCGATCGCCGCAGTTCGCATCAAGGTGCTCGGCCCGACGTCCGAGGAGATAGCGACACGGTCCACCTGTCGTCTCGTCTGGAGTTGTGCCGCATGAGGGTCACCGTTGCCCGTCGCCTGACTGCCGCCGCCCTGA is from Kineosporiaceae bacterium and encodes:
- a CDS encoding SDR family NAD(P)-dependent oxidoreductase, which translates into the protein MQLDSLLARPDTPVAVVAGGGSGLGEATTRALHRSGFAVVVLDLVGSAAAAVAADLGERAAFVPGDVTRPDDVTAALDAAAGLGTLRVTVNCAGIAPPMRILGRRGVHSLEVFSQVVTVNLIGTFNLLRLAAERIATAEPLDGERGVIVNTASVAAFDGQIGQAAYAASKGGVVGLTLPAARDLAPSLIRVVTIAPGTFDTPMVAGLPEDARASLGHQTPHPARLGRPSEFADLVVHVVSNAMINGEVIRLDGALRLAPR